CGCAGCGGCTGGTGGAACAGGTCTATCATGATTCGCCTTTTCTGCCCGGCGTTCGCCTGATGGGAAGCCAGATTACGCGCCGCTACGGCGGCTGGGTATTAACGCTGCGCTGTCTCGGACATGAAAAAGTGACACAGATGGAGCAGCGTCTCGGTGCACCGCTCAAGCTCTACAGCGGTTACAGCGACAGCAAACAGGACAATCCACTGCTCTATTTCTGCGAACACCGCTGGCGAGTCACCCCCGAAGGTAGCCTGCAACAGCTGGAATGATTTTTTCACCCTTTCATCTGATTTTTCATCTCTTCATATAGATAGGTATAATGCGCCGCCAAAATATGAATGTTCGAGAGAGTAAACGTGGACAACCTGCGTAACGATGAATACTGGATGCGCTATGCATTAACGCTAGCTCAGCGTGCTCAGGATGAAGGCGAGGTGCCGGTTGGAGCGGTGCTGGTGCTGGATAATGAAGCGATCGGCGAGGGGTGGAACCGGCCGATTGGGCATCACGATCCTACCGCGCATGCTGAGATTATGGCGCTGCGGCAGGGAGGGCTGGTGTTGCAGAACTACCGCCTGCTAGAGACAACGCTGTATGTCACGCTGGAGCCGTGCATCATGTGTGCGGGTGCGATGATACACAGCCGTATTGGCCGTTTGGTTTACGGTGCGTCAGATGAGAAAACGGGGGCGGCGGGCTCGCTGGTGGACATTCTGCGCCACCCCGGCATGAATCATCAGATCGTGATTGAATCGGGCATTCTGGCTGATGAATGTTCTGCAACGCTCAGCGCGTTCTTCCGTCTGCGCCGTGAACAGCATAAAGCCCAGCGTGCCGCAGAAAAAAGCGAGAAAAACGCCGCGCAGGAGTAGCGGCGTTTTATGCAGGTTTATTCCGGCACCTTATTGATAGGAACCGCCGGATAGCCTTTCGCGATCTGGGTTTGTTGCTGCGCTTTGGTTTCTTTTTCTATCAGATAACCTTCCAGACTCACCATATAACGCCGAATGTTTTCCACGTAGTTATAGGCTTCGTGTCCGCGCGCGTAGCCGTAGGTGGTTTGCGTGTAATAGCGCTTCTGGCTTAGCATCGGCAGGCGCATCTTCACATCGACCCAACTGTCGGGGTTACCTTTCTGTTTTTCGGTCAATTTACGTGCATCAAGCAGATGGGCGTATCCCATATTGTAAGACGCCAGCGCAAACCAGATTTTTTCATCTTCTGGGATGGTGTCCGGCATTTTCTGCATCATGTGCGACATATATTGCGCACCGCCGCGAATACTTTGCTCAGGGTCGACTCGATCGGTGACGTTCAGGCTTTCTGCCGTGTTGCGCGTGAGCATCATCAACCCGCGCACGCCGGTAGGGGAGGTCGCCAGCGGGTTCCAGTGTGACTCCTGATAGGAGATGGCAGCCAGCAGCTTCCAGTCGATATCGGTGGCGTATTTTTCAAATAGCGGCCGCAGATCCGGCAGCGTTTCATCAATCGCGCTCAGGAACGTGGTGGTATCGACATAATCAAATTCGCCAACGTGGCCGAGATACTTCTCCTCCAAACGCGCGAGCGTACCGTCTTCGACAATCTGGCTGAAGAAATCCAGCAGCGCGGCGGACAGGCTGTCATCGTGTGAGCGTCGCATATACCAGGTAACCGGCTCTTCGTCGCTGAGATCGAAGGTGACGGCGAGCTGCGGATGAATTCGCTGCATTAAGCCGATGGTGACCGAATCACCCAGCGTATAGTCCAGTTTGCCGTCGGCAACCTGCTTCAGTAAGTCCTGCGTGCTCTGATCGGAAGCCGATTCCCAGCTTAGCTGCGGGTATTTTTCTGCTTTTAGATCGCGCAGGGTAGCGGCGTGGGCGGAACCGGATGTGACGACGAGGCGGCCTTGCAGTTTATCCAGCGTTTTTGGACGGGGTGAACCGAGGCGGTACACC
This genomic interval from Pectobacterium aquaticum contains the following:
- the tadA gene encoding tRNA adenosine(34) deaminase TadA — protein: MFERVNVDNLRNDEYWMRYALTLAQRAQDEGEVPVGAVLVLDNEAIGEGWNRPIGHHDPTAHAEIMALRQGGLVLQNYRLLETTLYVTLEPCIMCAGAMIHSRIGRLVYGASDEKTGAAGSLVDILRHPGMNHQIVIESGILADECSATLSAFFRLRREQHKAQRAAEKSEKNAAQE
- the mltF gene encoding membrane-bound lytic murein transglycosylase MltF, with the protein product MPPLWEMTYKKTAVTDSLATRPPRDNYLKPLKLNYFFIGIITLLLALALWPSIPWRSSQDVQLRQILSRGELRISTINSPLTYAVSNGSPTGLDYELAKRFADYLGVKLVVSSRKNLDELFDDLDGDDADLLAAGLIYNHERLERFRAGPTYYSISQQMVYRLGSPRPKTLDKLQGRLVVTSGSAHAATLRDLKAEKYPQLSWESASDQSTQDLLKQVADGKLDYTLGDSVTIGLMQRIHPQLAVTFDLSDEEPVTWYMRRSHDDSLSAALLDFFSQIVEDGTLARLEEKYLGHVGEFDYVDTTTFLSAIDETLPDLRPLFEKYATDIDWKLLAAISYQESHWNPLATSPTGVRGLMMLTRNTAESLNVTDRVDPEQSIRGGAQYMSHMMQKMPDTIPEDEKIWFALASYNMGYAHLLDARKLTEKQKGNPDSWVDVKMRLPMLSQKRYYTQTTYGYARGHEAYNYVENIRRYMVSLEGYLIEKETKAQQQTQIAKGYPAVPINKVPE